The following DNA comes from Candidatus Poribacteria bacterium.
CATGCCGCTTGTCAACCGCCTGTTTTTGAACGGGTTAACACTGGATGTTGATTCAGAATCCATCGCGCGTTTAAAAATGATAGATGGACATCCTACCGTGCTGGCTCCGAACCATGCGGCACGCGCGGATCCTGCCGTTACGTTTCTCTTGTCCAAACAGGTCTCTCAGCAGTACTACTACATGACTGCACGGGAGACCTTTGACAAAGGGAAATTCGGTGGCTTACGCAGTTTTCTGTTGCAACGGTTCGGTGCGTATTCAATTGTGCGTGGCACCGCCGACCGAAACGCTTTCCGTACAACACGGGAACTTCTGTCTGAAGGCAGTTGGCCCCTTGTCATCTTCGCGGAAGGCGAAATTTCGAGGCAAAATGACACCGTTATGCGCTTTGAGAGGGGTATTATACAACTCTGCTTCTGGGCTTTGGACGATATGGCAAAAGCGGAGATCGACAAACCCCTCTATATCGTCCCCATTGGGATTAAATATCACTATCCACAAGACATGTGGGACGACATTGACATCGCCCTCACGGAATTAGAGGAAAATATTCTTTCACCTGCCGATCGAACACCGATCGAACGCTACGAACGGTTGAGACGTATCGGTATCGCGATATTCAAAACGCTTGCAGCTGAATATCAATATAAGGTGGACGAAACCGTGCCTCTCGATGTGCACATTCAAAAACTGAAAGAACAGATTTTGTCCCATGCGGAACAGATCATGGGCATTCACTCTGAAGCCGATGTGCTCACAAGAGTACGGGCGTTGAAAAACTTAGTCGATGCTGAAGTTTATAGAGACATCGAGCAGATGACAGAATATGAACGGAAGATACATGAAGAACTCCTCCAGAAATTCCAACGATTTCA
Coding sequences within:
- a CDS encoding 1-acyl-sn-glycerol-3-phosphate acyltransferase; its protein translation is MLDFKPPKLNTTLIQVAKAIMPLVNRLFLNGLTLDVDSESIARLKMIDGHPTVLAPNHAARADPAVTFLLSKQVSQQYYYMTARETFDKGKFGGLRSFLLQRFGAYSIVRGTADRNAFRTTRELLSEGSWPLVIFAEGEISRQNDTVMRFERGIIQLCFWALDDMAKAEIDKPLYIVPIGIKYHYPQDMWDDIDIALTELEENILSPADRTPIERYERLRRIGIAIFKTLAAEYQYKVDETVPLDVHIQKLKEQILSHAEQIMGIHSEADVLTRVRALKNLVDAEVYRDIEQMTEYERKIHEELLQKFQRFHPDLERLINFIAISDGYVAEERSPERFLEVIVRLEREVFGTSKIRGPRVASIRVGEPKNLRECYDTYKADKRETVEQITLELETTVQALVKGVS